The Cardiocondyla obscurior isolate alpha-2009 linkage group LG20, Cobs3.1, whole genome shotgun sequence DNA segment CTTCTTGAatttggttttaaaaataGGAAAGCtacaatttaaagaatttacaaataaatgttGTATGTTGACACaagaaatttgtttaaagaaatattataaataattatttaatattaatagagcattggaaaaatatttttaggcgCTTTTagtgtgaatttttaatgtagaataactttttctttttaattttgagaatATATTTGTGTGAGAAATTTTGGAAAGTTAGGTCAGAAGAGAAAGTTTTAATGATACCACATACCTTTCTTCTGTTAATTCTTGAGTATAGGTGTGCagtctaatattaatttaaaattattaatttatatttatttatagatagaaagaaataaaattaaatttagtttatatttacatttatatatggcaattctgaatttttctaatctatttatatatttttttagaaaattgtttataattgTCTACAATAACTTAAAAAGAAGCTAGATAATGTCTGTGAACACAGCAGTGTTCAAGATTTGGAAAGGAAGCAATCCTGTGACTACATTTTTATGGAAGTCACAGATTTCTCAAGTTCAAAGAACAGTTTGTATTTCTGCACAAAGTAAATTCTATTTTAGTAATGGCAATCAAGCTGAGAATAAGGTAGCAGTAAATCAAAAAACAGACTGGAATAAAACTATGTCAGAGGCAGAAAAAATAGTAGGATATCCAACATCTTTCTTAAGTTTAAGATGGTTATTGAGTGATGAGATTGCCAATGTTGCATTACACTTGAGAAAACTGGTTGGATCAAATCATCCTGTATTGAAAACAGccaagtaaattattatattaatgctTTCTTAAGAATAAAAGCTTTATTTGTAAATCCCTTTTTTATAACAGgactattatttataatggACGTAACACACAGGCATTTGGTCTCATTTTGCTGTTAATATCTAAAGCTGCTGGTCATTTGAATGCAAAACCAATAGAAGAAGATAAGGCTGCAGGAGTATTGCATAGGtatactatatataaaaatttaaataatcctaaacatataaaaaacgTATACTATAATTGAGAAGGGTAATTagtatgttaaataaatctattttagTCAAAGGGCATTAGCAGAAATTACAGAAATGATCCGCACTAGCAATTTGATACACAGAGGACtggtaaatataaatgcaaatacaGGACCTCTAGAATCttcagaattaaataatataacttttgGGAATAAAATAGCGTTACTGTGTGGTGATTACTTACTTAGTAATAGTTGCACTGAATTAGCAGCTCTTAGAAATCAGGATGTAAGTATAATTacttacttttataaattttatttattataaaaaaaatataaatattctttaaatttaatgctaaaaattatacgtttaaaACATCTTTCAgctt contains these protein-coding regions:
- the Pdss2 gene encoding all trans-polyprenyl-diphosphate synthase PDSS2 gives rise to the protein MSVNTAVFKIWKGSNPVTTFLWKSQISQVQRTVCISAQSKFYFSNGNQAENKVAVNQKTDWNKTMSEAEKIVGYPTSFLSLRWLLSDEIANVALHLRKLVGSNHPVLKTAKTIIYNGRNTQAFGLILLLISKAAGHLNAKPIEEDKAAGVLHSQRALAEITEMIRTSNLIHRGLVNINANTGPLESSELNNITFGNKIALLCGDYLLSNSCTELAALRNQDLLLLISSAVRDLCQAEFVARRDNQNFAIPSIPPEDRKGYAIKEWTLLNTYGAGSLLGKSCQSTLKIAGHSKEIEEKGYEFGKHLALAWQASLDLGLCINKDKGILHNLCAAPIMFHVEHDPSILIELDKGLESVENVDYLKVLEIVAAGPGIGLTKELVKEHSQKAMEILSVFKESDARKALSNIIIAIGDF